From one Deinococcus aquiradiocola genomic stretch:
- a CDS encoding serine hydrolase, whose product MSSSDPVPCEESTHTAAPVHHEAPPLPPDVSGTVAFYAAHYLPDGRKTHDVRSGPVDTRLPLASAFKTMLLYTVLQQVDDGHLHLDQQFETTDANQSIEAFPPDRINTLDRLAELTIRNSDNTASDILHLAADPARVAERTTQLSPCTHIHLTTKAFWAAMSGLIPEIIDPSTPETLRSSARTFAALPAQEKRDVAARINTLAQGVHQQAVYDGLDTYFNGANYHPENDVSLLNSSTARAYSDLLSRLFLQSTLKPATRARFREIMASGCCTKPTEGVPFPYTYWGAKAGSGWRLLTMTGFMELPDGSGIAYTYVNHESDVQDAEEIEGQLRPVLNWIVSAVTPLAESTGTP is encoded by the coding sequence ATGTCGTCGTCCGACCCCGTCCCCTGCGAGGAGTCCACCCACACCGCGGCCCCCGTCCACCATGAGGCGCCCCCACTCCCCCCCGACGTCAGCGGCACCGTCGCCTTCTACGCCGCACACTATCTCCCGGACGGCCGCAAGACGCACGACGTCCGGTCCGGTCCCGTGGACACGCGCCTCCCGCTCGCCAGCGCGTTCAAGACCATGCTGCTGTACACCGTCCTCCAGCAGGTCGACGATGGCCACCTGCACCTCGACCAGCAGTTCGAAACCACCGACGCCAACCAGAGCATCGAAGCGTTCCCCCCGGACCGGATCAACACCCTCGACCGGCTCGCCGAACTCACCATCCGCAACTCCGACAACACCGCGAGCGACATCCTTCACCTGGCCGCCGACCCCGCACGCGTCGCCGAACGGACGACGCAGCTGAGCCCCTGCACCCACATCCACCTCACCACCAAAGCCTTCTGGGCCGCCATGAGCGGCCTCATCCCCGAAATCATCGACCCGTCCACACCGGAAACGCTCAGGAGCAGTGCGCGCACCTTCGCGGCGCTCCCCGCCCAGGAGAAGCGTGACGTCGCGGCCCGCATCAACACCCTCGCGCAGGGTGTGCATCAGCAGGCGGTGTACGACGGCCTGGACACGTACTTCAACGGCGCGAACTATCACCCGGAGAACGACGTGTCCCTCCTCAACAGCAGCACCGCACGCGCGTACAGCGACCTGCTGTCCAGGCTGTTCCTGCAGTCGACGCTGAAGCCGGCGACCCGGGCGCGTTTCCGGGAGATCATGGCGAGCGGGTGCTGCACGAAACCCACGGAAGGGGTGCCGTTCCCGTACACGTACTGGGGCGCGAAAGCGGGCAGCGGGTGGCGGCTGCTGACGATGACCGGCTTCATGGAGTTGCCGGACGGTTCTGGGATCGCGTACACGTACGTGAACCACGAGAGTGACGTGCAGGACGCCGAGGAGATCGAGGGCCAGTTGCGCCCGGTCCTGAACTGGATCGTGTCGGCCGTGACCCCGCTCGCGGAATCCACCGGCACGCCCTGA
- a CDS encoding COG4705 family protein, whose amino-acid sequence MLSKVPEVTVFFWIIKVLCTTVGETAADYLNTTLKLGLTGTTLVMGVMLAAVLVWQFRLRRYVPGVYWLAVVLVSVVGTLITDNLTDHFGVSLWTTTIVFAAALAAVFALWYRSEKTLSIHSILTTRREVFYWLAVLFTFALGTAAGDLVAERLDIGYWRSALLFAGLILLVALAHRFLRLGSIPAFWAAYILTRPLGASIGDYLSQDKDAGGLALGTMGTSAIFMAAILAVVVYLSVTRRDQLQASDAA is encoded by the coding sequence ATGCTCAGCAAGGTCCCCGAGGTCACGGTCTTCTTCTGGATCATCAAGGTCCTGTGTACCACGGTCGGCGAGACTGCCGCCGATTACCTGAACACCACGCTCAAGCTGGGCCTCACCGGCACCACGCTGGTGATGGGCGTCATGCTGGCCGCCGTGCTCGTCTGGCAGTTCCGTCTGCGCCGCTACGTGCCGGGCGTGTACTGGCTGGCCGTGGTGCTCGTCAGCGTGGTCGGCACGCTCATCACCGACAACCTGACCGACCACTTCGGTGTCAGCCTCTGGACCACCACCATCGTCTTCGCCGCCGCGCTGGCCGCCGTGTTCGCCCTGTGGTACCGCAGCGAGAAGACCCTCTCCATCCACAGCATCCTCACCACCCGCCGGGAAGTCTTCTACTGGCTCGCCGTGCTGTTCACCTTCGCGCTCGGCACGGCCGCCGGCGACCTCGTCGCCGAGCGCCTCGACATCGGGTACTGGCGGTCCGCCCTGCTGTTCGCCGGACTGATCCTGCTGGTGGCACTGGCGCACCGGTTCCTGAGACTGGGAAGCATCCCGGCCTTCTGGGCGGCGTACATCCTCACGCGTCCACTCGGGGCGTCCATCGGCGACTACCTCTCACAGGACAAGGACGCGGGCGGTCTGGCCCTGGGAACGATGGGGACCAGCGCCATCTTCATGGCGGCCATCCTGGCCGTCGTGGTGTACCTGAGCGTGACGCGCCGCGACCAGCTCCAGGCGTCCGACGCGGCCTGA
- a CDS encoding phosphatase PAP2 family protein, with protein sequence MSASPRPFIDRIRPAALVRLLLGILLPLLVVGALGEDVLERQRFAFESPFMLWLHAHSTPTLDRIALTLAVVGGIQVIAPLSAVLALVLWRRSHRSARFFVVAVLGAAALNGVMKLAFHRPRPELWPRLAQESGASFPSGHSMYSAAFVTTLMLLVWNTRWRWPAVVLGTLFTLAVGWSRIDLGVHYPTDVLAGWLSGVAWVLGVYGVYRPGAVRDGEHAA encoded by the coding sequence ATGTCCGCTTCTCCGCGTCCGTTCATCGATCGCATCCGTCCGGCGGCGTTGGTGCGGCTGCTGCTGGGGATCCTGCTGCCGCTGCTCGTCGTCGGGGCGCTCGGGGAGGACGTCCTGGAGCGGCAGCGTTTCGCGTTCGAGTCCCCGTTCATGCTGTGGCTGCACGCGCACAGCACCCCCACCCTGGACCGGATCGCCCTGACGCTGGCGGTCGTCGGCGGGATTCAGGTGATCGCGCCGCTGAGCGCCGTGCTGGCATTGGTCCTCTGGCGGCGCTCGCACCGGTCCGCGCGCTTCTTCGTGGTTGCAGTCCTGGGCGCCGCGGCGCTCAATGGCGTCATGAAGCTCGCCTTCCACCGTCCAAGACCGGAACTCTGGCCCCGCCTGGCGCAGGAGAGCGGGGCGTCGTTCCCGAGCGGGCACAGCATGTACAGTGCGGCGTTCGTGACCACGCTGATGCTGCTCGTCTGGAACACCCGCTGGCGCTGGCCGGCGGTGGTGCTCGGCACGCTCTTCACGCTGGCGGTCGGCTGGTCACGCATCGACCTGGGCGTGCATTACCCGACGGACGTGCTGGCGGGGTGGCTGAGCGGCGTCGCCTGGGTGCTGGGCGTGTACGGCGTGTACCGTCCAGGTGCCGTCCGTGACGGGGAGCATGCCGCGTGA
- a CDS encoding response regulator transcription factor has protein sequence MRVLIVEDDPFISDLLSDGLAEEGYECDVAGTAAEAGELARLFPYGLLILDVMLPEGADAGFQLGRQLRRHGLTTPVLYLTARGTVEDRIEGLDAGGDDYLTKPFDFGELRARIRALLRRVSGHPQNVVALPAGFTLDLSGRDLYREGRRTDLNRREFMLLELLAMHPGRAFTREEIVDRLWGGDGGVELKVIDVYVSTVRRKTHETLIERGHGYRLGRISGDPA, from the coding sequence GTGAGGGTATTGATCGTGGAGGATGACCCGTTCATTTCGGATCTGCTGAGCGACGGTCTGGCGGAGGAGGGGTACGAGTGCGACGTGGCCGGCACGGCCGCCGAGGCCGGGGAGCTCGCCCGGCTGTTCCCGTACGGGCTGCTGATCCTGGACGTGATGCTGCCGGAAGGAGCGGACGCCGGATTTCAGCTCGGGCGTCAGTTGCGGCGGCACGGGCTGACGACGCCGGTGCTGTACCTCACGGCGCGCGGCACGGTGGAGGACCGCATTGAGGGACTCGACGCGGGCGGGGACGATTACCTCACCAAGCCCTTTGATTTCGGGGAGTTGCGGGCCAGGATCCGGGCGCTGCTGCGCCGTGTGAGTGGTCACCCGCAGAATGTCGTGGCGCTGCCGGCCGGTTTCACGCTCGACCTGAGCGGCCGTGACCTGTACCGGGAGGGCCGGCGCACCGACCTGAACCGGCGGGAGTTCATGCTGCTCGAACTGCTGGCGATGCATCCCGGGCGTGCCTTCACGCGGGAGGAGATCGTTGACCGGTTGTGGGGTGGTGACGGCGGGGTGGAGTTGAAGGTGATCGACGTGTACGTCAGCACCGTGCGGCGCAAGACGCACGAGACGTTGATCGAGAGGGGGCACGGGTACCGCCTGGGCCGCATTTCAGGCGACCCGGCATGA
- a CDS encoding sensor histidine kinase, which translates to MRFPSPGAGAFRLLVPHGSLRARLTFGYALIFSACILLGALGVYVTARSSLQRSLDRTLQETASVARASIETGQGRVFLAPELRPAGDLSIELLTGSGTVIQTVGLHGPVRRLPLTPGLRSSGERRVLTLPVGADLLLRVSRPSDTLTEVLETLGRILTVGSLLMVAVSCAAGYVLADRALRPVDEVVGTARRIAQGGQYLERVPQAPGSDEMARLTATVNLMLDHLSGMIDREKEFARIAAHELRTPLTALKGRLDLALERPRDNETYLRTLSVMRNRVNALVRLSEGLLDLARSDAPLNLMPVELGAVALSSAEAQREAFLAAGKRLELDVEESWVQAEMPGVQQVVQNLLENALKYGGSRVRVRVSGGVLEIEDSESGPDGTQWARLLRPFERGVALQAVTGNGLGLALVQKLAGRWDAELRPDWHPGGFSVRVSWHVHPPDGSCAADLQSTRV; encoded by the coding sequence ATGAGGTTCCCGTCTCCGGGGGCAGGTGCGTTCCGGCTGCTGGTTCCGCACGGCAGCCTGCGGGCGCGGCTCACCTTCGGGTACGCGCTGATCTTTAGCGCGTGCATTCTGCTGGGGGCGCTGGGCGTGTATGTGACGGCCCGCAGCAGTCTGCAGCGCTCACTCGACCGTACGTTGCAGGAGACGGCGAGCGTGGCGCGCGCCAGCATCGAGACGGGACAGGGCCGGGTGTTTCTGGCTCCGGAACTCCGGCCTGCCGGGGACCTGAGCATCGAACTGCTCACCGGGAGTGGGACCGTGATTCAGACGGTCGGTCTGCACGGTCCGGTCCGGCGGTTGCCGTTGACGCCTGGACTGCGCAGCAGCGGTGAGCGCCGGGTGCTGACGCTGCCGGTCGGGGCGGACCTGCTGCTGCGGGTTTCGCGGCCCAGCGACACCCTGACCGAGGTCCTCGAAACGCTCGGGCGGATTCTGACGGTCGGGAGTCTGCTGATGGTGGCGGTGTCGTGCGCGGCCGGGTACGTCCTGGCGGACCGGGCACTGCGTCCGGTGGACGAGGTGGTCGGCACGGCGCGCCGGATCGCGCAGGGCGGCCAGTACCTGGAGCGCGTTCCGCAGGCGCCGGGGTCGGATGAGATGGCGCGGCTGACGGCCACCGTGAACCTGATGCTCGATCACCTGTCAGGCATGATCGACCGGGAGAAGGAATTCGCCCGCATCGCGGCGCATGAACTCCGCACGCCGCTGACCGCCCTGAAGGGCCGCCTTGACCTGGCGCTGGAACGGCCTCGGGATAACGAGACGTACCTCAGGACCCTGTCGGTCATGCGCAACCGCGTGAACGCCCTGGTGCGGCTCAGCGAGGGGCTTCTCGACCTGGCGCGCAGTGACGCGCCGCTGAACCTGATGCCTGTCGAGTTGGGGGCGGTGGCCCTGAGCAGTGCCGAGGCGCAGCGGGAGGCGTTCCTAGCGGCCGGGAAGCGGCTGGAGCTGGACGTGGAGGAGAGCTGGGTCCAGGCGGAGATGCCCGGCGTGCAGCAGGTCGTGCAGAACCTGCTGGAGAACGCCCTGAAGTACGGCGGTTCGCGGGTGCGGGTCCGGGTGAGCGGCGGCGTCCTCGAGATCGAGGACAGTGAGTCCGGGCCGGACGGGACGCAGTGGGCGCGTCTCCTGCGGCCGTTCGAGCGGGGGGTTGCGCTTCAGGCGGTGACGGGCAATGGCCTGGGGCTGGCCCTGGTTCAGAAGCTGGCCGGGCGCTGGGACGCGGAGCTTCGCCCGGACTGGCATCCCGGGGGCTTCTCGGTGAGGGTCAGCTGGCACGTTCATCCTCCGGATGGAAGCTGTGCCGCTGACCTCCAGTCTACCCGGGTTTAG
- a CDS encoding plastocyanin/azurin family copper-binding protein, with the protein MARFFRLNSVLASALLLSSAGAAATPTLTFPFKAAITPTSGGSGQLTVRTLSPTSSISVLTLRGLTPSTPYVAHYHALGAASSDPCASNGPITLGFPAFRSNAQGQATVLLRADPARIKGTLGAYVNVHTAANLAVVPLCASVLKTGKAQAAQSTTTAVPAALQQTVKIGDNFFMPAALSVAAGTTVTWLHTGKVTHNVLSVDLPGIHSADLQPGESYSYTFKTPGTFTYYCSYHEGMSATITVTNR; encoded by the coding sequence ATGGCACGCTTTTTCCGTTTGAATTCAGTACTGGCTTCGGCGCTCCTGTTGAGCAGTGCGGGCGCGGCGGCCACGCCCACCCTGACCTTCCCCTTCAAGGCTGCCATCACGCCCACCAGCGGTGGTTCCGGTCAGTTGACCGTTCGCACCCTGAGTCCCACGAGTTCCATCTCGGTGCTGACCCTGCGCGGCCTGACGCCCAGCACCCCGTACGTGGCCCACTACCACGCCCTGGGCGCGGCCAGCAGCGACCCCTGCGCCTCCAACGGTCCCATCACCCTCGGCTTCCCGGCCTTCAGGTCCAATGCGCAGGGTCAGGCCACGGTGCTGCTGCGGGCCGATCCGGCGCGGATCAAGGGCACGCTCGGGGCTTATGTCAATGTCCATACCGCCGCGAATCTGGCAGTGGTTCCACTCTGCGCGTCGGTGCTGAAGACTGGGAAGGCCCAGGCGGCCCAGAGCACGACCACTGCGGTGCCCGCCGCGCTCCAGCAGACCGTCAAGATCGGTGACAACTTCTTCATGCCCGCCGCTCTCTCGGTGGCAGCTGGCACCACCGTCACCTGGCTCCACACCGGGAAGGTCACGCACAACGTGCTGTCGGTTGATCTGCCGGGGATTCACTCTGCCGATCTCCAGCCCGGCGAGAGTTACAGCTACACCTTCAAGACCCCTGGAACCTTCACCTATTACTGCTCGTACCATGAAGGCATGAGTGCCACAATCACTGTGACCAACCGCTGA
- a CDS encoding CHRD domain-containing protein, whose amino-acid sequence MMGHKIVLLGIAGPLLLGSCALFGLPTTYLFKHNPNQADPNAVGNAVASESGGGMVTTVLSLSGLTPGKAYIAHYHAFGPDSSTNPCASNGPVTVGFPNFTADASGNASVTVKTEQVKIEGDKGAYINVHYASDPSAVPICAPVKLAKG is encoded by the coding sequence ATGATGGGACACAAGATCGTATTACTCGGTATCGCTGGCCCCCTGCTGCTCGGCTCCTGCGCGCTGTTTGGCCTGCCGACCACCTACCTGTTCAAGCACAACCCCAACCAAGCTGATCCGAATGCAGTCGGCAATGCCGTCGCGTCCGAGTCGGGCGGCGGCATGGTCACCACCGTGCTCAGCCTCTCCGGCCTGACGCCTGGCAAGGCGTACATCGCCCACTACCACGCCTTTGGGCCGGACTCCAGCACCAACCCCTGCGCCTCAAACGGCCCGGTGACGGTGGGCTTCCCGAACTTCACGGCAGACGCCAGCGGGAATGCCAGCGTGACGGTGAAAACCGAGCAGGTCAAGATCGAGGGCGACAAAGGCGCGTACATCAATGTGCACTACGCCAGCGACCCCTCGGCGGTTCCGATCTGCGCGCCCGTCAAACTCGCCAAGGGCTGA
- a CDS encoding TolB family protein: protein MTPLTFGPAIQLTSGPGVDVRPNWTPDSAGVVFERLLGGTRGLYQVLSDGSELTELTLCNLPGTNATGRPAFFGLNDFAFVSDRSGRPALWRCNLPYGTVTLLVESPKACYGPSVAATNRRTLLYFQQTEGQTFHVHQRDADGNTIQLTNTAGVQDQPWLLPDAGSFVYHAQEDGKNLIYLQPTGPGARRVCLSPEDEGTAYVTPFPSPDGQWVAFSCTHSGTSQVWVMKMDGTDRQQVTAGDPHRFPAWSADGKMLVVVRGEPVAAQPSGHLWTIPIR from the coding sequence ATGACCCCGCTTACCTTCGGCCCCGCCATCCAATTGACCTCCGGGCCTGGCGTGGACGTCCGCCCGAACTGGACGCCAGACAGCGCTGGCGTAGTCTTCGAGCGCCTGCTGGGGGGAACGCGCGGTCTTTATCAGGTGCTGTCGGACGGGTCGGAGCTGACCGAGCTGACGCTCTGCAACCTGCCGGGCACCAACGCCACCGGGCGTCCGGCCTTCTTCGGCCTGAACGACTTCGCCTTCGTCAGTGACCGGAGCGGGCGACCGGCCCTCTGGCGCTGCAACCTGCCGTACGGAACCGTGACGCTGCTGGTGGAGTCTCCCAAGGCCTGCTACGGTCCAAGTGTCGCCGCCACCAACCGGCGGACGCTGCTGTATTTCCAGCAGACGGAGGGGCAGACGTTTCATGTGCATCAGCGCGACGCCGACGGAAACACCATCCAGCTCACGAACACAGCGGGCGTGCAGGATCAGCCCTGGCTGCTCCCGGATGCCGGCTCGTTCGTGTACCACGCTCAGGAAGACGGGAAGAACCTGATCTACCTCCAGCCCACCGGGCCCGGAGCGAGGCGGGTCTGCCTCAGCCCTGAAGACGAGGGAACCGCCTATGTCACCCCGTTCCCGTCGCCGGACGGGCAGTGGGTGGCGTTCTCGTGTACCCACTCCGGAACCTCCCAGGTCTGGGTGATGAAGATGGACGGCACGGACCGTCAGCAGGTCACCGCAGGTGATCCACACCGTTTTCCGGCCTGGAGTGCAGATGGAAAGATGCTGGTCGTCGTTCGGGGTGAGCCGGTGGCAGCACAGCCGAGCGGGCACCTGTGGACCATCCCGATACGCTGA